In one window of Musa acuminata AAA Group cultivar baxijiao chromosome BXJ3-2, Cavendish_Baxijiao_AAA, whole genome shotgun sequence DNA:
- the LOC135631861 gene encoding protein ROOT HAIR DEFECTIVE 3-like has translation MDEHYCSTQLIDGDGAFNVAGIENFIKMVKLAECGLSYAVVSIMGPQSSGKSTLLNHLFGTNFREMDAFRGRSQTTKGIWLARCADIEPCTIVMDLEGTDGRERGEDDTTFEKQSALFALAVSDIVLINMWCHDIGREQAANKPLLKTVFQVMMRLFSPRKTTLLFVIRDKTKTPLESLEPILREDIQKIWDNVPKPQAHKETPLSEFFNVQVVALSSYEEKEEQFKEQVASLRQKFYHSIAPGGLAGDRRGVIPASGFSFSAQQIWKVIKENKDLDLPAHKVMVATVRCEEIANEKLAFINADEEWLQLEEAVQHDLVPGFGKKLSAILDKCLSGYDMEVIYFDESVRTSKRQELETKLLQLVNPAYQSMLGHVRAKTLSDFKEALDKAIEREGFAVAVHDCTQSFMLKFDKGCEGAAIEQARWDPSKVREKLRRDIDAYVTSVRAAKLSELTTLYEGQLNRALSEPVEALLDAASDDTWPAIRELLQRETKSAISGFSSALLAFDLDQATVDKMILQLEEYAKSVVESKAKEEAGRVLIRMKDRFSTLLSHDADSMPRVWTGKEDIKAITKTARSASLKLMSVMTVIRLDDKNDKIENALSFSLMDASDSGGSSRSIQILDPLASSSWEEVPQTKTLITPVQCRSLWRQFQSETEYTVTQAISAQEANKRNNSMLPPPWAIVAILILGFNEFMTLLRNPLYLVVIFVIFLVGKALWVQLDISGVFSNGALPGLLSLSTRFLPTVMNILKRLADEGQRPAAPEHNRNQELETKSFRNGMRSNSSSDASSNITSSESGIEYSSLPRQ, from the exons atggaTGAACATTATTGTTCTACCCAACTTATTGATGGAGATGGTGCATTCAATGTTGCTGGCATCGAAAATTTTATTAAGATGGTGAAGTTGGCTGAGTGTGGACTATCCTATGCTGTGGTCTCTATTATGGGCCCACAAAGTAGTG GTAAGAGCACACTTTTGAACCATTTGTTTGGCACCAATTTTCGAGAGATGGATGCTTTTAGGGGAAG GTCACAGACTACTAAAGGCATTTGGCTAGCGAGATGTGCTGATATTGAACCATGTACAATCGTTATGGATTTGGAGGGTACCGATGGAAGAGAGCGAGGGGAG GATGACACAACATTTGAGAAGCAGAGTGCACTTTTTGCTTTAGCAGTTTCAGATATAGTCCTTATAAACAT GTGGTGTCATGATATTGGTCGAGAACAAGCTGCAAACAAGCCTCTTTTAAAGACAGTATTTCAG GTGATGATGAGGTTGTTTAGCCCTCGTAAAACAACATTACTATTTGTCATACGTGATAAAACCAAG ACACCGCTGGAAAGTCTTGAACCTATTCTTAGGGAGGATATTCAGAAG ATATGGGATAATGTTCCAAAACCACAAGCTCATAAAGAAACTCCTCTTAGCGAATTTTTCAAT GTACAAGTTGTGGCTCTTTCAAGTTAcgaagagaaagaagaacaatTTAAAGAACAG GTTGCAAGTTTaagacaaaaattttatcattctatCGCACCTGGTGGCCTTGCTGGAGATCGACGTGGGGTCATTCCTGCTTCAGGATTTTCATTTAGTGCACAGCAGATATGGAAGGTTATCAAAGAGAACAAGGACCTTGACCTGCCTGCACACAAG GTTATGGTAGCCACTGTACGTTGTGAAGAAATTGCTAATGAAAAGCTTGCTTTCATAAATGCTGATGAG GAGTGGCTTCAACTTGAAGAAGCTGTTCAGCATGATCTTGTTCCAGGTTTTGGAAAGAAGCTCAGTGCAATATTGGACAAGTGCTTGTCTGG atatgacatggaagttatttatTTTGATGAATCTGTTAGGACTTCAAAGAGACAAGAACTTGAAACAAAACTTCTCCAG CTAGTAAATCCTGCATATCAATCCATGTTGGGGCATGTTCGGGCAAAAACTTTAAGTGACTTTAAGGAAGCTCTTGACAAGGCTATTGAAAGAGAAGGATTTGCTGTTGCTGTACATGATTGCACTCAATCTTTCATGTTAAAGTTTGATAAGGGCTGTGAAG GTGCTGCTATTGAACAAGCAAGATGGGACCCCTCGAAAGTTCGGGAAAAGCTTCGGCGAGATATTGATGCTTATGTAACTTCAGTTCGTGCTGCAAAGCTTTCTGAGCTTACCACACTGTATGAG GGACAACTCAATAGAGCTCTTTCAGAACCTGTAGAAGCTCTTCTTGATGCGGCTAGTGATGATACTTGGCCAGCAATAAGGGAACTTCTCCAACGAGAGACCAAATCTGCTATTTCTGGGTTTTCTTCTGCACTTTTAGCATTTGATCTTGACCAGGCAACTGTTGATAAAATGATCTTACAGCTAGAGGAATATGCTAAAAGTGTTGTTGAATCAAAGGCAAAAGAAGAGGCTGGAAGAGTCTTGATCCGTATGAAGGACAG ATTCTCTACATTGCTCAGTCACGATGCTGATTCCATGCCAAGAGTTTGGACAGGAAAGGAAGACATAAAAGCAATCACAAAAACTGCTCGTTCTGCA TCTCTGAAATTGATGTCTGTAATGACTGTTATTCGTTTggatgataaaaatgataaaatcgaGAATGCTCTCTCATTTTCTTTGATGGATGCTTCTGATAGTGGTGGTTCAAGCCGAAGCATCCAAATTCTTGATCCGCTTGCTTCAAGTTCATGGGAAGAG GTTCcacaaacaaaaactttgattacTCCAGTCCAATGTAGATCATTGTGGAGACAGTTCCAATCAGAAACCGAGTATACTGTCACTCAGGCTATTTCAGCTCAG GAAGCCAATAAGCGTAACAATAGCATGTTGCCCCCTCCGTGGGCAATTGTTGCCATTCTTATCTTGGGGTTCAATGAATTTATGACACTTCTTAG AAATCCTCTCTACTTGGTTGTCATATTTGTCATCTTTTTGGTCGGCAAAGCCCTATGGGTTCAGCTAGACATATCGGGTGTATTCAGCAATGGAGCT CTTCCTGGGCTGCTATCCTTGTCCACAAGGTTTCTTCCAACCGTGATGAACATCCTTAAGAGATTGGCAGATGAGGGCCAACGACCTGCGGCTCCAGAACACAATAGGAATCAAGAACTTGAGACAAAAAGCTTTCGGAATGGCATGCGTAGCAATTCGTCATCGGATGCATCCTCTAATATAACATCATCGGAGAGCGGAATTGAGTACTCAAGTCTACCAAGGCAATAA